DNA from Daucus carota subsp. sativus chromosome 1, DH1 v3.0, whole genome shotgun sequence:
AAGTGATTATGAGAATTATTAATTAAGTAATGATTATTGTTATGATTTTTCCTAATCTGTTTGGTATAATCTCATTCTATTTCTctattgatttattatatttagagcatctccaagagcctcttcatttaggctcctaacttgagatttgaggagggagagaaaaaatgttgctccaagagactcttaagtggctcttaaatcacttaaagcttcttgtttctctctcctctctcctcaaagttaagagctactatattgctcctaacttattttttcacaataaaaaaatccttccctccaattcacctccatctttccatctcttttgttatagtggagtccaatatatgaataaaatatgaaatagagaagagatgtagagagtattgttggagtttacactcttaactttgtcctaaattcgTAAGagccatattttttatattatatttaggagccagcAAGTTAATACATTACTAAGAGTTTGAACTCCAATAATGCTCTCTATACACACTCTTaagactatattttattattacttgaACTCCACTATGACAAAAGTTCAAGGTCACATGGTGAGagtgaatattaaattataaaaaacaagttaagaaccatgtagtggctcttaaaagagaggagagagaagaggctCCTAGTATTTTTAGGAGCTACTAAGAGTTTATTGGAGCTCATTTTTTCTTATCCTCCTTATTTTTGGTTTTAAGAGCCAGTTTAAgaggctattggagatgcttttagagcatctccacgagactcttaaattgaaatttgaggagGGAAAAGAAATTGTTGATTCACGAGACTCTTAGTGGCTCTTCAATTTCAAATcattaagagcctcttgtttctctctcctctctcttcaAAGTTAAGAGTCACTACAtaactcttaacttattttttacaataaacTATTCATTCCCTCCAATTGCATTCAAATTTTTGTCAATAAAATATGAACTTAAGAACAAGTAtaaagagtattgttggagttgagacTCTTAAATTTGTATTGACTTACTAAgagtttgatattttatattatatttaagaattaTCTATATGTGTTATTGTCGgtatatatgaattttcttAAGGGTTATATATCAAATTGGCCACCCATTCcgtcaaaatatctcatttTACCCACTCATCTCATCGGGGActtaagccactataaatcaaatgtatatcattttacccacatcactattcatacCTTTTTACTtgttcatttatcaaaaatcaaccGTTTACTTTTTTAATACAAAACCACGTCGAGTACCTTCATAATTGTCtatagtatttatcaaaataatttgaaaattaataaagcAATATAGTTAGggtgatcacataaatatttatgtataactatttttttaaaaaaaaataactatgttgctttattaatttccaaattattttgataaatactagaaataatcatgaaggtactcgaagtggttttgtatagtaaaaaaataaacggttaattttttataaatgattaagtaaaaaaGTATGAATAGTGACGTgtgtaaaatgatatatatttggtttatagtgggCCACTATTAGTGACTTAAACGAGTTCCCAATGAGATGAACGTGTAaaatgagatattttgacgtaatgggtgggtggtttgatataaaacccattTTCTTAACGTTTGTTAACAATCATCTTTAAACACGGGTTTAATAAAAAAGATGAGATATATGCATATGCCAAGATGAACTCTGATTAAGGTGGTAAACTGAGATTATGGTTGTGGGTGGTGGGCTTCTGTTATTCAACGAACCTGAGatatcttttcttttcctttcctTTTTTCCCCATTTGAAAGTATGCAATGTAGGACAACATCTTTCCTTTATTTGTCCATTCTACTGTTCATATATAGCCATGTTTGGAAAATCTGTTATCTACCGTAACAACAACAGTTTAAAAGCTGTGATGCCGACAAATTTAATAGTTTAGCGATAAATCTAAAAGTTTAACTCAACGGTAACTTTTGACTGAAAAGCTGAAAGCATGTCTCTTCAAATAAGAAGCTACTTTCTGATTTTCACATTAAGTTGTCATACATTTTAATATCTAACACATTATTACAAAGTGGAGTGATTGACAATCTTTAATATATACCATTAAGTCGATTCTGGTATTTAGTGAAATTTTAATTCATGTTTAGCCAACGATGtaacaaacaaatcaaaatactaATATCTGTTCCAAAGAGTTCTCTAAGAAAACAGGTgtcaagttaaaaaaaaaacttagagtttatttttttagaatttttttagaaaGATTTGTTCTAAAATTTGATGGACCAAAGGGAATGATGATGACTTTGGGTTGTATCAAGTCTGAAACCAAATGGACTTATTTTTTGTCCTATGGGGTTGTTTTCATCGTGAAATAAGGATGCACTATTGTATTCGAGATGAGTCTGATATGACAATTGTGGTGAATCGGAGtctatatatgatttaaaaagCCCTGGAATGATGAACGCACTTTCAAGTTTATGGGTCTATTTGGGGTTAAAAAGCAATCACTTCTTTTGAGCAGAAGCTCAAAAGAGAAGCTGGGCTTCTGTTTGGCAAAAAAAACAGACCGTTTAAATTGGGTTCCAGAAGTGATAAAAGAGAAGTAAGAAGTGCATGCTTTTTTCTTTCGCTTCTCACCTTATTATCAAACACTCCATGGACTTATAAGTcaaatcatccaaacactaaAAGAAACTTATAAGTTTATGTAgccaaacactaaatttttactTCTGCTTCTCACTTGTACTCCACTTACTTCTTTTAAGTAAaaagtcacttattttaagtttagcCAAACAGCCCCTAAGTATAGGTCACATCTTAAAAAGACCCTCTAAGTATAGGTCACATCTTAAAAAGACccttatgaaataaatttacgAGAACTACAACTGACTCAAACTTgtataaatagatataaaatagagagacaCATAAACGTATTATAGATGATTTCTTGAGAGCAAGAAACATTTGGAGAATACTACTAATGTTCTCTTTACAATCACAAATCCAAACTTCCTAACCTGCACAAACAACCCTACCTAATCTACTgaaaataagtaatttatttctgcaaacaaaatatattatacacatgttgaatacttgaaactaaaattataggggttaattatcaaactcatcactcaaGTCGACAACAaatatcaacttcatcactaaTCTCCACGGAGTCTCAAGTGGCTCAttaaactcgcttaatggtatcaaactcatcactgccgttaaaaaaataACGGAAGTTTAGACGGAATGACAAATTGGTTGTAGGTTCAACACGTGGCAggccacataatttgaagtttatatggaaataaagtatgcaatctttttattaaattaattttaggatatattatctaaataaatgcatggaactaaattttaagatataattaacaaaacatccaagattaacttttatgttttttattagattataatttgaataatattaaaatgtcttctcttttaataatttttattatgtgaatattattgttggcaaaaaaatatttttaaattttttttatatcaccaacttttttaaaattttaaggcaAATCTAGAGATAGAACAGAAAGAAATTCTATTCGATTTTTTACACTTctatttgttttggattttcTTGTACCgaacaaaaacatgaaaataaatatatgtaaatttaacatatgaagcagcatacattgttcaaatcttcaaaaataacatataatgtTTAAAGGTTCAAAGACAGATTGATCCAAAAACAAACATTGTTCAAACTTAATTAATTACAATGTTAACAGAATGTGCCACGTCAACCGTCAATCTGTAATTCCATCTAAACTTCCGTTGCTTTtctaacggcagtgatgagtttgataccataaAGCGAGTTTAATGAgccacttgagaccccgtggagattAGTGATGAATTTGATATCATTTGTcgacttcagtgatgagtttgataattaatccaaaattatagtgaaatatttttatatttattttcataaagaaaTAGAAGGCAAAAATGGCattcaattactccctccgtccctcccgtTTCTTATCGATTggattgggcacggaggttaagaaatatgtataaagtagtgaaaaagagaaggaaaagtgggtgaagtggtgagacccattgatttttaatgtataaaaagaagatagtggagtaaaagtagtgtgaaaaggaaagaaaagtgaagaagtggtgggacccatcgacTATTTtggataagttttgaaatgtactccctccgtcccaatgaattgtatacagtttcctttttgggacctcccatcaattgtatacattccaaaagtagtaaacttttataatataaaatcggtttggctagtgtgtgcccatgggcacatgctaagcactaacattaataaaaatggagggttttgattggtgtggttgttgtaactgcaggggggtccaccattattaaagaaggtaagccaatagaaaccctccaatttcataaattttggtgcttagtgtgtgcccaaccgatataaaatatcattacaccaactactttcctccactatctcaattctataataatataaacactattacactcactactttcctccactatctcaaatctattattaaatataaatgggtcccaccactatacacacttttcatctaactttactcatttcttacacaatttcttggtctccgtgtcccagccatttgtatacaaatgactgggacggagggagtaaagaATTGGAAGGGacacccaaaaaggaaagtgtaaagaaatggagggGACGTGGGAGTAATATATAATTGTGAGTGTACATAGAATTTGAATGGATGAGAGAAAGAGCGAGCAAACAGCTCCAGAGGGAGTGATATTGATCGATAGTCATGGCGTTAAAACTTGGGCCTTGCCACCACCAGTTGATCTCAAACCCCCACCTTTCATTCCGTACAAAAACCCCTGCTCTCACCGTCAAGGCTGCTGTTAAGAAAAGCCCTAAACGCCTCAAATATTCTTCCCCTTCCTTTACCAAGGTACTAGTATTTTCTTCACAAGTAATTTCTTCTTGTGTGTTTATATCTGAatgaataaacaaataattatcgTATGATTTATGACTTAACGGGACTTATCGTAATTTATATGACTTTAAATGTCTGAATGAATAAAGAAATGATTGTGGCAGGATGTAGATGAATTGCTGTACGTTGAGGTTGATCCCTCCGGAAACGACGCTTGGAAATTGGAGCCTGTGGTTCAGCTTCTCAATAAGGGTGCTGTTGGGGTCATACCCACTGATACTGTGTTTGTGCTCCaccgcttttttttttttttttttttaatttcattaattcTTGTCAGTATGGTCTTATTTGTTCACTGCAATTGTTTGTATTCGTAGATATGCTATTGTTTGTGATTTGAAATGCAACTCCGCTATTGACCGTCTTCGTAGGTGGGTTTCCTTTTATTATCACTAACTTTCGGAATCTGTATatcctttttatttttcttgttcCGTTTTGCAGAATAAAAAATATCCAAGCTTCAAAGGCAAGCACAATGCTCTTTGTTTACCTGCATTCTTCTATTCCATTCAGAATTTAGTGTAACTGTACTGCCTACTACTTCGATGGCCTGGCATATcacttactttttcttcaatTGCAGCCCCTCAGTACCTTGTGTCGGTCCTTCCAAGACATTGATACGTACACAACAGGGTTTCCACGAGGAGGTGGTCAAGGACTGTCAAACATTTTCCGAGCTGTGAAACAATGCTTGCCTGGCCCTGTAAGCATCAATGATAATCATGATATTTACGATACTGAAAAAAAGCTACACTCAACTTCATACTATACGTCGTACACGATGTATCATATGGAATTTTGTTCATCAAAACAAGAACCCAATATTGTTGTTTTAGACATCTCACATGACTAATTAGCTTTAGAATTTGATGTTCTTAACATTGTCATGTATAGAGATATGTAAATACCTAACACCCATTAACCCGTCTTCTATCCTGCAAACAAGATTTCTGAATCCGAGTTTCCTCTTACTCCGCTGTCAATTTCCTTCTCAAAGTGTGGATGCACTGAagtatatgattaaataaatttatgccaTGACGCCTTCCAAGTTACTGCAAGTGTCTGAAAAATAGGTCCATTTAACCCGCCTTTTGTCTTGTCTCTAAACTATTATTCTTATCACTAGACAGTAATATTGGATgaagtttatttttaaaattatgctaCGGTGTTTGTTTCTTCAATTGCACCAAATTGGATGTCCTTAGGTTCAATACTTACCATTGCCTTgtgtaaatttttaatatagtgTGGATACAATTATATTGCATCTATTTTGTGGCAAATATTTGCAGTACACATTCATCCTAACTGCAAGCAAGTCGTTACCAAAATCATGTACAAGATACGGAACTACTACTTCCAAACTCCTGTCTCGGAAAAATGTAGGTGTTCGAATCCCCGATGATGCTGTATGTCAAGCAATCCTAGAGAAGATGAGCGCCCCTTTGCTCTCTACGAGGTAGTCAAAGAATTAGCTTTAAGAATTTATTTGATACTTCTGTTGAGCAGTTTCCAGCTTTGATGTGGTTTTCGTGATTTAGTGTCAGGTCACCCAAAGAAAATGAGTGGATCATAGACCCAGTTGTGATAGCTGATGTTTATGGACCAGAAGTAATATGTTTCTCTTCTTGATGATAGTGTTTAACTCTTTGGCTATTCCTTTCAACGGGCTGTGAAATAATTCAACTTTATAATAGTCTTTAGCAAGTAGGGCGTTATACATAGTCTATGCATAGATTAAAATTAtctgaataataaaatttgtattagAAAATGAACTCTGTTAAAACTTTTAAGTCGCAATGGGTCATATGCAAACAACCCAGTTTGTCTCTGTTTCTTTACTGCCTTTTTTCCCTCTGTACCCTGGCGAAGAACAGCAAAAATTAACATGCTGTCTAACTGTTAGTGAAGTCATTTAAACCTTTAAAAGTATTTCTTTCTGTTTGGCCAAGTGAGTATAATACATTAAATTATTACAGTTTTTTTTCCATCTGTTAATTGGACCTTGTCAATGTTTTTTGCTCTAGGCTTATGACATCACACCGAACTTTGTGTTGAATCTGTATATCTGGCAATAGGAATCGATTAACTGATCCAAAGCTCTTACATTTGTCTGTAATATATTACTAGGGTCTTGATTTTGTTGTTGATGCTGGTGTTAGAATGGCTGAACCATCTACTGTGGTTGACATGACTGCCAGTTATCCAAGAATTATAAGGCAGGGAAAggtaatataattaattacaagTTTATATTTTAGCAGAGTATAACTTCTGATTTTATGTAGTATAATTAGATGTACTAAGAAGCAAGTACTGAGTACCTTTCTATCAGAAACTGTGTGTGACGCACGTCGCTGAGATTAGATCTTTATAATGGCCAATGGGAAGATAGTTCTATAGGTTAAtgtggatatatattttttggttgaAAAGAAATGATGTGAATATGTTAGTTCCGATGTAGATAGGAAGTTTCTTTAGTAGCAGTCATGTTATGATCGGGGATGGTGCATGTTTAACTGCATGAAGCTTTTGGAAATCAACTGTAGTGGGAGAGTGATTTTAATGTGTAGGATCAACCATTCAACTAATGTATTTATCTCCATCACTTTTTCTTATAGCGTCAATGCTAAACTAGCCAAATATGTATTTCTTGCCATTAGGTTCtcaagaaaaagatgaagatttaggatatatatatatatactatgttACCCGAACATGAGTGGAATTTTCCAACATGGATACATGTCCAAGTGTAAGACTGTGCAACATTTTGTAAATTACATATGTATGGCTTAAAATGAGTGTCCTAGTGTCCATACCCATGTTCGAGTGTCGAGTGTCCAACATGGGTAATCGACATAAAACGAAGAGCGCGGGAAACATAGTTATTATATGCAGTTGATCCCAAATTAAAAGAGGATATGCCTAAATGTTTTTGGTACAGGTCGGGCCCATGGCTCTATAATTTAACTGAGGGGTAAGTGGTAGTTGGGATTTTAAGGTTATGACAGAAATAATGTGGGCCAAATTCAaatcaaaaacatatatactaTTGACCAATTAAAAATTGTTGAGTTGCACCATTACATTGTTTGCACATATAGTATTATTTCGTTATTGGAATTTGTTAAACTGCCTGAAAGATCAAATTACTAAAAGATGTAGCTTGAGTTCATTTTAAACCTACTCTAGGAAGAATAGTAGCACTACTTGAGCCATATTTACACTTGAGTGATTCgagttcaaaatttttaatttgcttGATACTCAGCTTTTTGTTCAGTCCATTATTACATAACTTTAGGTGCCAAGTATAACACAACTTCAGTGCATTTGATGATAATTTCATGTTTAATGATAGTATGATTTATATCGTTCAGGGGCCTAAACAGCACTGGATGGTAGCAGATGAAGATCCTGAAGATGAGACCGAAATTGCTTAAATGTGGACCACGTCTTTCTAGAGATGTAGAACATATATATGTACTGTGGTAGATCAATCAAGGTTTACGTGCATTTCATGCAATATTTTGTTGGCTCACCCCCATGAAAGGGTGGTTTATAGCTTTTAGATCTGTGGCCAAGAAAGTTAGATGATAGTTATGGCGTTGTAGTGGGGTTCTGGTATATTTCTccctaattttatttgtattatgcAAATGGTTAATATATCTGGCATCTTCTCCTTGTAAGCTCAAGTGCTCAATTGTATGTTTAACATATTATTCAGTTATATAAGATGAATGGTTTGAATGGTAGACTCTCCTTGTATTGCTCATCTGCTCAAGGAGAGATATATGAAGTTTTTTCGTAGCTCTCTTTATTAACATTCTTATATGCTCAGATTTATATGGCCTTGCTTGCACAAATTATATACACTTGTGTGCTAGCTATTATTTAACGTATCAATGAATCCCATGTGATTCCGTAACCTAGACATTTAAAGTGGAGATTGGATAGGACCACATGTGTTGCCTTGTATGCTAGAaatcaatttcaaatatttatagtCTGAAATCCAGCAGTACTAAACTGCAGTTATTGAGTTTTTTGAAACACTTTAAAGAGAGTTATGAGACTGACGACATCATTGATTGTGGTAGTTGGCCAGCAGATGCTCCTGATAAGCAGTCTTACTGTTGAGCAATCTTTCATCACTAATTTGAAAGCTCCATTTTCCCTTTTATCTTCACTATTATTCTTTTTGATATGTTCGTAGGGCAAATACCATGGATGATTTCTGGCTTGTTATTGTTCTACTATCATACATGTGCTTAACAGCAATGGTGGCCTCAACGAAATCTCCAGGAATTCTTGTTCACTTTAATCAAGTTCCGCCATATCATTCCAGGTTCAGTAGTGCCATTTTCAAGTACTCAGTCATTAGATTGAATAGCTCTTATCCATGTAGCATGAATGATTGTTCCTTCATCTGCGAGGTTAGCCAATGCACATCACACATTACAATACTTCCTTACTCAAACTTGTCTAATATTTCCGTTAATATGGCGTAGGTCGATGGCCATAGTTTGGTATCGTGTCCAGCTGATGTTGTTGTACTAAAGAACTTGACAGTCAATCATTGGCACCAATTTGGTCTAAATGTCACAACTGCATATGGGGAGACTACTTCATCAACTTATAAATGGTTTATTGGTACTTGCTATTAGACTTGCCTACTATCTACTATCCTCTAATGCTTTTCTGTCAATTGACATCATCCATTTGCATTACAGATACAATTCCACCTACGGCAACAATATATGGTGATCAGAAGTACACAAATGCTGAGAAAGTAGCACTAGAGCTTACATTCAGTGAGGCTTGTACCGGAAATGGTGGTTTCAAGTGTTTGAACTCGTCACACTGTGACGTTAGACCACCTCTCTCTAGTTCAATTTGTTCAGTAATAGGCTGAGTACCTTGTACTACAATTCACAATCTTATGATTACTTCTCGCTTTTGCAGGTTATTGTAAGTGGCCCAGCTCACGTGGATGCTTCTTCTCTACATATcgtcaaacacaatataaaATACAGATTTGATGTTATTTTATCTTTAAAAGTAACTTACGAACTCATTGTTATCAAAACGGCAAATCATTTTTGTACAGACCGGGCAGGCAATAATTTCACCAGGACTGGTGGTTCCGTATTCACACTTCATCTAGGTGAGGATATGCCACATTTCCATCAGTATTAGTATTCCAAATCATTAAGTTAAGATGTTCTATTTCTTTTTTTAGATAGAAGAGCAGTGCAAGTGGATCTGTGGACATCTGCTCCGTCCTACGAGTTGGAGTTTGATGGGATTCCAAGAACAGTTACCGCAACTAACAGAATGGAAGAGTTAAAGTTTTTCCTGGACTTCAGTACTCCTATCACAAATTCAACAGAGCAGATATTAAATGCATTACATCCAAATTCAGGGGTCATTGTACCTATTCACAGTAGAGGTCATGGCAACCGCAGCTTTGCCTTTGTAGTAAGTAACTGAATAATTTTTATCAGTCCATGTTTTGTTCCATTTGTCATGTCAATCATAGCAAAATAACTAATAAGATATGATAATTAGAGTTCATAACAAGAATGAACCGCATGATGTTGTGTAGCTGAAGAATCTTTCCAGAACAGAAATAATTACCATTGAATTAGAAGATGGTTCAGTACTTGGCAGAACAGGAACTCCTGTTTCACCTGTAGCCCCATTAACATTACTTTACGGTAAATAATTTGCCACTGTGATGTTCCATCTTTATGAACAAAGCTCGCTTTTAACTTGCCATGCTCATCAGCAAATATATCTCACAGATTCCACAGAGCCCTCTGTGTGGCTAACTACAAGCTCAGAAGGAGTTACAAAAGACCCCTACATTAACTTATTAATTCACTTCACGAAACCAATTTTTGGCTTTGAGGCTTCCACGGTAGAAGCACAAGGAGGAACTGTTATCAGGCAGGTGCATAGTCGTTTGTTTTCTCTGCTTCtaatttcatagattttttaGCAGTTCACATACATCATATTTAGCACAAAGAGACTTTATTTTCCCTGTCACactattaaataaacacttTGTTTCACAATATACCAAAAtatgttaatttatattatctttctACTTTGAATAATGTAGATTTGAAGAAATTTCAAAAGCTCTCTACTCCTCCACAGTCCTCGCAGAATCACAGAATGTGTCTGTCATTGTTCCAGCAGGAAAGGTATCTGATATATCAGGAAATCATAATTCAGTATCCAATCAACTCAAAGTCAAGCATTGTAAGCCCATTTTCTCTCTacttgaattattattattagttgcTATTACTGTTACGTATTGAGATTTCCTCGAAAAAAAATTCTAGATAGGCTTACACTGCAACTTCAAaaacatatgaaaaactttTCTAAAAATACAGAACCTTTGAATGTATTACTTTTTGATACTGACATTAATCAAGCTTACACAGACTCGGCTCATTCAACACCAGTTTTACTTCACTCGTTCATGTCTGTGGGTATAGTAGTAACATCAGTAGCAGCTGCTTTTATCTCGTTTTCATCTACTAACCTAGCAGCAGTGGGTGCACTAGCTTCTGGGAGAAAAAGTATGGAGTTTTACGAGCCATGCACAAATCTACATGTAAATTTCtagttttttttcttctttttttacctttttttcAAATGCCAGAGTCATGCATATCAGATTATATGTTTATCCTCACATGTTATGTTTTGTAAGTTTTCCATCAATCTCATGCTTCAGCATATGTCTTTTATGGTTCTTACTCATATTCTGAACAAGTTCCTGGATATACAACACTAATATTTCTTAATTATCTGTACAGGGAATTGTAGGACACTTACAGGTGTTTGCTCTCTCAGACTGCCTTTCACTTACCTTGCCAGTAGAATACTCTGCCACAACTAAAGGTCTTAGGTGGCTCATTCCTCGCCAAAAGCTTCCTTGGACTAAGGATCATTCAGAACACGGGTATAGTCATTCTTATCAAGCTGTAGCAAGACATACTAGGAAATCTGGTGACAGCACCATTAAATTACATGCTGGTGAAGAAATGGAGCATTC
Protein-coding regions in this window:
- the LOC108217334 gene encoding uncharacterized protein LOC108217334 isoform X2, yielding MALKLGPCHHQLISNPHLSFRTKTPALTVKAAVKKSPKRLKYSSPSFTKDVDELLYVEVDPSGNDAWKLEPVVQLLNKGAVGVIPTDTVYAIVCDLKCNSAIDRLRRIKNIQASKPLSTLCRSFQDIDTYTTGFPRGGGQGLSNIFRAVKQCLPGPYTFILTASKSLPKSCTRYGTTTSKLLSRKNVGVRIPDDAVCQAILEKMSAPLLSTRVLILLLMLVLEWLNHLLWLT
- the LOC108217334 gene encoding uncharacterized protein LOC108217334 isoform X1, whose protein sequence is MALKLGPCHHQLISNPHLSFRTKTPALTVKAAVKKSPKRLKYSSPSFTKDVDELLYVEVDPSGNDAWKLEPVVQLLNKGAVGVIPTDTVYAIVCDLKCNSAIDRLRRIKNIQASKPLSTLCRSFQDIDTYTTGFPRGGGQGLSNIFRAVKQCLPGPYTFILTASKSLPKSCTRYGTTTSKLLSRKNVGVRIPDDAVCQAILEKMSAPLLSTSVRSPKENEWIIDPVVIADVYGPEGLDFVVDAGVRMAEPSTVVDMTASYPRIIRQGKGPKQHWMVADEDPEDETEIA